The Oncorhynchus clarkii lewisi isolate Uvic-CL-2024 chromosome 20, UVic_Ocla_1.0, whole genome shotgun sequence nucleotide sequence GGAGGCTTGAGTGGAGTCGACGCACTGATTAACTTTGAATTAcagactcagtgtgtgtgtgtgtgtgtgtgtgtgtgtgtgtaagggctgGTGACTCAAGGAGAGGGGGGTGGAAGAGAGAATTAGTCAACGGCAAAAGAGAGAGGACTTGAAGTGCACCATAaattacagactgtgtgtgtgtgtgtgtgtgtgtgtgtgtgtgtgtgtgtgtgtgtgtgtatgcgtgggaAGAGGCTGGCGACtcaaggggaggcagagagaattAGTCAGCGACAAAAGAAATGTCTTGAAGTGCACCATTAAGAGTTGTGTGGGATAAACATATCACATTTAAATCACGAGGCCAGAGCCACGGAACAACATAGGTCTGTAGTCGACATTAGCCTACAAATCCCCTAGCAGAGACAATGTGGATAACACAGAGTACTAGAAATGTTTCTATGCACACAATGTGTGCATTATATATCTTACTTTAAGAGCCATTCAGACTAAGTTTGTTTAAGGGTATATGAGGACATCAGACATGCATCTTGTGTACGTTATATGTTCCTGATGGCAGCCATTTACTCAAAGCAACTCTGCCATCTACTGGGGGAAGCAAGCATGTGCAACAAGGCATAAGACAGTTTCagatccctcacacacacacacacattcacacaacagAAATAAAttggacacacagacagaaagcgTCAGTTTGTGTTGCTGTATTGGCAGGTACAGATAAGCAGGTAGCTAAAACGCTACCCTCCAAACACTCACCACCACTTAGACAGCAGTACACATGTTAACCTACAAGTGTTTTGTCTAGTGTAATATAGGGCACAcatgacacactattccctatatagttcactgtaCAGAGCAGTGGTTACCCAAAGGGGGGGCGGGGTGAGGGGTCGGCAgccccccccaacaaaaaaaaaacacttgtaaTTTGTAATAGTTGAATGCAAAAGGTGCATTTTCGatattgggtagtgcatcattagttcctcttgtcatgtcagtcattgcatacaTTAGAGAGCTATTTCTAACCTATttataaataacccatgtcagctaatgttttttagcccatagattttgTTGTAATTTTTGAGttactcaaatatcacatgaatacacattaggcTCTGCAAAATGTctataattgcaggaaataagcgtTTACAACTCTctgccaacaagaggggtgtgaacacttgGTGTCATGAACAATGCTTGTGCCATTGTGAGATGTTCTCCAACGCTGGAAGGGGgcctgagtgaaaaagtttgggaacctctGGTATagagaatagtgtgccatttgagactTGGACCTAGATATGGCAGTAATAACCAAGGCACCAGAGGCAGTCATCGTACAGTACTACAGGAATCCCTTTTCTTTCCTGTGAGATAGTTCCCTGTCTGAGGTCATCCAATAAACTTTTCGTCAGCTTTTTGACGTGTGtagaaaaatacaaaacaaactcCCTCCACAGCTGTATGTGGTCTGACGGCCACAAGGTGGTGCTGTTGTGTCTGTTTTTAATAAGAACAGCGGCAAGGCAATAGTCacatttaacccccccccccttctctctttaaGTCTTTATGCTTTGAAAGTGACAGGTCACTCGCTAGCAATGTCCATATAAACAAAATCAAATGGAGACAGATCAACAGTTGTTAAGATCAACAGTTATTTTTCCAAGATTGGCAATCTTCACATCCAATGTCCTGAATACTACACCAAATATGGCCGCCGGTCTGGTCCATGCCGTGACGTTGCTTAGAGTCTTGTTCACCAGCCGACCCTTTTGTCCTGCTATCCTGGCGCGTGAGGCTATAGTTCTTTGAGATTGTCCATTCTAGTCATTGAAATTGTACAGTCAAAGGCCTGGTCAGTGGAGGTGGGCGTTGAGGTCGTACTTGTCACAGAACTTGTCAGTGAGGGGAATACAGGTGAGGTACTCACACCACTCACACTTGACCGGGTGTATGTAGAACAGTACAGCCAGTCCTGAGAAGAGACCCAGGAACACCAACAGGAAAACACAGATCTGGACACGCTTACGGTACATGTCCGAACGGCCAAAACTGGAAAAAATAAGGAGAATAAGATCATAAAATCAATATTAGTGTTTTAAGTGTATTAAAGGGTATAGCATAACCTTGAGGACATATTTAATTTCAATGTAAttacaaaatatataaaaatgttacCCAAAGTAACTTAAAGTTACAGTAAAACCTAATATATTCAGGTATATAAGGCCGCAAACCCAGAACCACCTGAGCCATTTACATCTGAgccacattattatttttttttaagtagttCAAAGCGCTTTATATTACATACACAAAAAATCCCCCAAATATTACCAAATCAAACCAGCTCTCACCTGATGTATGGCAGAAAGGCGAAGGAGAGGAAGAGTCCAGAGATGAATCCGGAGATGTGGGCGAAGTTGTCTATCCAGGGCAGCATGCCAAAGGAGAAGAGAAAAATGACGACACACAACAGCTTGGTGAAAGCCCTCCACGGACGCTCCAGGATCTGCCAGCTCTGGAACAGCTCAACAAAGAGACAGGCCAGGATACCAAACTGAGAGCCAGCTGGACCCAcctggggaggaagggggagagggagcaggagaacagaaagagagacacacacattgtGTCATATTGGCAGTTAAATACTTAGCCTCCTGCCACCTAAGGGACAGCCAGTGGAAtgacaacaaaacaaaataaatgacATTTGAGATTCTTGTTTAGTATGGCTGCATAGCATCATAAACAAACACATATCCCATAATTACACCAGTGATATCACTAGACCTATATGATCAGTGAATCTACAGTACTGTACCTCTGCTCTGTAGGGTAGGAAGATGGCGCTGGCCAGGTTGCCAGTGATGCCAGAGACGATGTAGATGATAGAGATCCTCAGCCAGCCGGCCAGCTTCTCTAAGTCCCTCAGGATGGTCATCTGGAAGAGCACCGACACCAGGCAGTGCAGGATCCTACAGCGATACAAATgagcaaataaataaagatatggAGAGTCTCAGCAGGTTACAAACGACATTATTTTCCAATAGGGTCTGGCTCCAGCAGATGCATTTTCACGCCACAGACACTGTGAGACATACAACATGAGACAGGAGGTTGGTGCCAGAGAGGATGATGCGTTACCGCCCCCAACAGCACGGGTGGTGAAATGACATGTATTATTAGAAGCTACCGAGCCTAGCTAGTATGTACTCACTAGCTGCACAAGTAACAGTGGTTAACAGAGCTAGTGTGTCGACTGGTATGTGTGAAGCACACTAACGCCCTGGAACAAAGCTGACTCGCAATACACAAGACAAACAAACGTCTACAGGTTGCGCATTCACAGAACATTTGAGACGCAAAAATACGATTTTCTGCCCAAATACAGTAGCTTCCTAATTTATTCATGATGTTTGACACAGCATGCAGGACATTGTGCAGGACAAAGTTTAAACATATTGAACACAACTTGTCTAATACCATTTACTATtttacatatatacagtaccagtcaaaagtttggacatacctactcattcaagagtttttctttatttgtacaaagaaaaaccctggaatgagtagatgtgtccaaactttttactggtattATATATATCTTAGTTTCCCCccctttttttaaactttaaaaacaaactcacacacaaacaatgactacatctcaTCTGCCCGGACCCGCATGCTTACACCCCAATCGCTAGTGCCTGCATTATTGTTTGCCACTTGGCCTTAAATTTTACCACGGTCGCTCATGCTATTTCAATAATAAATCATTGGATTTTTCCATTGTGTCAATGATGGCGGATTGATTGACTTCCAAGTATTTAGTATACgttttttcaagatgagtgatgagaagagaatcaTCCAGCTCACCAggtatctcactacacccccatatTCCATGTCTTCAAATATGCAGACCAACGGATCAAAAGTAAGTTTACATTGTAGTACTTCCTGTAATACAGCCAACTTTCTAGCCCCGCCCACAACTTCCAGACTTGATAGcattcccagaaagcatggattattgagtcattattaGTTTTACACTTGAGACATCGACTCTGAAATGTGTGAATTTTATCTCTTGTATAATAAATGCTATACATTCGTTTATACTGGATTGAGCGTACGTTTCATCATTTCTTTAATTATGCTccaactttccctccatcttgtgaCAACATCAGTTCTTTTGAAAAAAAAATTCTAAGAGATTGTCATTTGGATATGCTCTACgcaaggttttgtatatcttcCCTATCAAATGAACATACCTTTCTGACTCAAATAAGATTCCCACAATGTTGCTCTGATGTCTTACAGATTTAAAACTGAAATTTTGTGATATGTAACTTTTAAGTTGGATGTATTTGAAACGATCTACACTGGTCaatccaaaatgactttttaattctgtcatggaaataaatcTATTTCCTGTTACAAAGTCATTTACGGATTCTATGCCTTTACttttccatgtggaccaatttaTCTGGTAAtttctgaaaagctatccaaggattgtACCATAGggttgtgtttttagggagtcatattggttcttgtagaatacgtttcattttcttccatattgttgTAGTGTTCTTAACGATGAAGTTGTTCATGTTCTTAGTTTAACCCTTTAAAAATTGACACATAAAAAAGATTCTAATGAATATTCTTTACAGAGAAACACTACTCACCCTGcatggaggaatagagagagccAGAGTCTGTAGAACTGGTCTGGGATCTCGGGGTTGAGGAAAGGAAGCAGgccacacacatcatccatacagGCCACCTGGGAGCAGAGAGTGGCGTCCTCGTGGAAGTAGCCCTTCATAAAGTCACAGTACTCTCTGGACGTGATCTCGCACCTGAATAGTGAACACACAAGACAATCCATTACAACATCAACTACCTATATCTGTGAAGACTGAGGGAACTGAACAGCATAAAGTACAGGCTCCTCAGCAACACACTTTCAAAACATAGTTCATTGTTTCAATAAGTCATTTAGCAGGGATCATGAACTAGatattttcttgagcggatgCTCAGgaggccagaacataattacaaatcatttataGACCGCAGATTGACCACAAGAAGCCTAAACAgatgactaaaacataatcactATACAATCACatatacagctctggaaaaaattatcctcacagtgggtgcgagacctggagaggcctacaagccacagtgtctcgcacccactgtgaaatttggtggaggatcggtgatgatctgggggttcttcagcaaggctggaatcgggcagatttgtctttgtgaaagacgcatgaatcaagccacgtacaaggttgtcctggaagagaacttgcttccttctgctctgacaatgttccccaactctgaggattggTTTTTCAAGCAGGAGaatgctccatgccacacagacaggtcaatcaaggtgtggatggatgaccaccagatcaagaccctgtcatggccagcccgatctccagacctgaaccccattgaaaacctctggaatgtgatcaagaggaagatggatggtcacaCGCCATCAAACAAAGCCAAGCTGCTTGAATCTTTGCACCAGGAGTGGCATAAAAACACCtaacatcaatgtgaaagactggtggagagtatgccaagacgcatgaaagctgtgattgaaaatcagggttattccaccaaatattgatttctgaactcttcctaagttaaaacattagtattgtgttgtttagAAATGAATACGAACGTATTCTGGCAACACGGTCTGGCAACACTgcatattttttgttattttgaccagttgtaaataaatgctctaaattaCAATATTTGtatttggaatttgggagaaataTTGTCAGTAGTttacagaatatatatattttttttcattttaccTAAACACATACGTATAAATAGTAAAATCAGAGAAACGGATACttttgcagtggtctcttcaTTTTTTCTAGAGCTGTATCTTTATATTATGCGTAAAAATACTTTGGAATAGATTTCCAAAATGttaatcacttggagctgattttccAACCCTTTTCCAGTATTATATGTCCAacaataattgtaaaaaaaaaagttaaaaaaaaagaaaatcagaATAATTGAGGGGCCAGTTGAGGAAACTCATATAGTATTCACCACTACCGTGCAGTTTGTGGAGGGTACTGTCTGTCCTCACCTCCCTTTGGTCCCAATGCAGCATGGCCGTCCGGTGATGGCACAGTCTATGTGGGGGAGGTTAGTGTGGTTGCCTGGGTTGTACCTGGTACACACTGGCCACTTGGTGATGTCATCAGGCCACTCATGAGGCGACACAGAGGCTGGCTCCAGGCATATTCTGaaaagagaggaacagaggaaagaACATATAATGTATAGAGGGAAGAGGAgataaagaagaagagagggagatggatgaagaggagagagagaagcagtttATTACCTGGGGTCCTGGTGGCAGACTGAGCCGTGCTGACGgaccttcccctccaggagaggAGCACTGGGGTGATGAGGCCACTTCACCCACACTGCTAGAGTAGACTGGAGagggagaacagggggagagagagacaggggtgaaTTGCTGCAGATTGTAGGATATTAAATATAATATGACTGTAACAGTAGTGGAACACCAGGGTAACTCACAGAGCACTCCTCCTGTGAGGTCTGAAGACAGCCGGAGCGGTCGTTCCTCACACAGCAGGCTGACtcccgctctcttcctctcttctcttggaTCAGGTCATGGACCTGCTGGTCCTGACGCATGCAGGGGGAGAACTTAGCCCCCAGGTGGATTAGCGCCTCCTGCAGGTCAGGGGGAGGGTGTACAGTCAGAACACAGACAAGGGGCTCTATTTTCGGCTGGCGCTACGGCAGCACAAGTGCCAAACGCAAGTTTGTTTTGACATTACAGCATGTAAAAACAGATACTCTGGCATTTTGCACCACATGCGCCAGGTTCAGCAATTTACCTGTCTCATATCAATTTACCTGTCTCATATCAATGTACCTGTCTAATATCAATTTACCTGTCTCATATCAATTTACCTGTCTCATATCAATTTACCTGTCTCATATCAATTTACCTGTCTAATATCAATTTACCTGTCTCATCAATTTACCTGTCTCATATCAATTTACCTGTCTCATATCAATTTACCTGTCTAATATCAATTTACCTGTCTCATATCAATTTACCTGTCTCATATCAATTTACCTGTCTCATATCAATTTACCTGTCTCATATCAATTTACCTGTCTCATATCAATGTACCTGTCTCATATCAATTTACCTGTCTCATATCAATTTACCTGTCTCATATCAATTTACCTGTCTAATATCAATTTACCTGTCTCATATCAATTTACCTGTCTCATATCAATTTACCTGTCTAATATCAATTTACCTGTCTCATATCAATGTACCTGTCTAATATCAATTTACCTGTCTCATATCAATTTACCTGTCTAATATCAATTTACCTGTCTAATATCAATTTACCTGTCTAATATCAATTTACCTATCTAATATCAGCTAGCTTGCGCTGAGGTAGGAATATTTGTGGTATGTCCTTGAAAACAAGCGCAAAAGCAGGGGTTGGAAtcagttcagggaacagaactgaaaaggaacagaatcagaaccggGAACAAAAGTGATCTATACTTTTCCGGGAaacagaaccattattttaaaagcatgggaaccggttaataacaTTATTTAACGTTCCAGGCATTTTTTTTTGTCCCACAAAAAGCGCAACAAAGCAGCTATGCAaagccctccctctgtctctcagaaacttcttccagtgtctgcctgccagcaGAAAATCTTTGTCAGAGTGCGTGCGtgtttaggctacctgcccctcccctctgaagcataggctcctgtagcctactgacattaCAAGCATGATTCAGAATTCTGGTGCCggtctgcacacacaagcttgttaggtCCAACATTAAGCCATTTCTCTGAAgatcaaagacattcaaagttcctccatagaagctgCACCTCCGTAGGTATtattctgtgggcctaattcagatagtGCATGTCAAAACAAGATCCCCAGTGCTTCAAGCCAAACGTCCTTCTccaccctctcttgctctctccccacCCGTAAAAGTTTAGTCGCATCTCATGCCCTACACTTTTCTTTCCATCACACATGTAACTATAGACTgcctgctccatagcaagctgctatatccgcactgattggtgaagtaaatCTGGTCGGAACAGTGGAAAGAACCCCCAgaaaataatggttctgttcaAAAAGTATTTTGCTTCCAACCCCTGGAGCGCATATCGAGAGATGTAAGACCAACGAAAAGCAGGTATTAGCGGTAACGCGGTTGGTAATGGCATGGATTTTGTGAGCGAAAGCGCAGCCCATCCAGCTGTGACACACAGTTCCCTTATGCTCATGGAACAAGAACGGAGATGTGCTTTTTGGGCCGGAAACCCTCCGTATTAATAAACATCTTAAGCACCAAAGTTGTATTAAAAGATTCAGTTTGGGAGCAGCATAACAGAGAGTTATGCTACCAGCGCTATGACTTACCATCGGGTACAGTTTGTTAAAATACAACACAGAGTCTCATAGCTGACATATCGGTTTAAATGATCAAATGAAGTCCGTTAGCCGAAAAAAAAGTTACACTTACAGAATTTGGTCCCACCCAGAAGTTTTCTTGTTGCACAAACTTTACATTTTCATAAACACCTTTATTTCTCAATACCtaaagagagacaggggagaagcCAGACGTCTTTACGAAGTGACATGCAAAGACATAACACATTGACGCAACGGATCACGCATCACATTGTAGCAAAGACTATACAACCATCACTGTAACATTCATAACGCAAACTACGTTATATAACAGTCACTGTACTGACCGAGTCGACGGTCTCGTGCTGGGAGAAGCCCACAGGGGCGATGCCGTAGAGACAAACAGTCAGGATGGTGATTAACAGGTGGACAAATGTGATCCAGTAGGTAAAGAAAggcctgcgcacacacacacacagagagagagacagacacacacacaatatcaataCGGTATATCACATAGTACAACAGCTTGCCTCGTCTGTTAGAAAAACTATCTCAGTATGTCAGCGTGGACTTCACACGGACAACAGCTGCATCCACTAGGATAGGAGTTAGTAATGTATGACAACAACTGTGTAAACCATTGTTTCCCACATGGTGTGCTGGGACTCGACCATCTGTTACTGAGTCACACAGTCCTGGTTTGTTTATTAATCTAGAGGCCAGGCCAGTCACAGAAATTAGGTGCTTTCTATTATCCGTGATGACTCATACTGTATCTTATCTGGGGCAACCTCAGACACAGCTCCGACCTCCACTACAGATGTGGCTGAGCTCTTCTCCTGTAGTGTGATTAAATCTTAGACATGTTTGACAGTGCGACTATGTGACCATGCCAGAGTTGAAGTCAAATGCATAGCAATGTAGCAAGTTCAGAATTCCACATTGAAATGAAAGAATCTGAAAATCTTCATTGACAATAAAGTGTACCTGTGGTCGTCCATGTCCTCTATCTGCTGCTGGACGAAGCTGTCGATGCGTTTGCGGTAGGTTCTGTTAGTGAGCCGTCCCACCATCCCTAGGCCGTAGGGCCTCTTCTCCCTGGCGAAGAGCTTCTTGACGGGCACTGTGATCCGCTGGCCCCGTCGCTGCCCACTCACACTCACCACCTCCTGGCGCAGACGCACCTTGGGCTGGACCTGAGACAGTCCAGGTTCTTTACCTTTACGCCAGCCCCGCTCCAGGGGCCTGTGGAGTGaagtggagtgggagagagagagagagagagagggagagatgtgtgttAAGTGAAACTGGCTACAGTAGCAGCAACAACTTGCGTGTGtgatgtctgtgtgttccacTCACAGCATCAGGTGACTCCTCTCCAGTTCGTTCTTGTCCAAGGCGCCACCTGTGAGGTCACTCTCATCCACTGCTGTGTTAGactcctcctctttaatggcgGCCTCAGACGGAGAATCAAACACATCGTCTGCATAGGTAGACagctcctcatctcctctcctcagacCATCctgcatggaggaggagaaggaggagaaggagcaggaggaggagcaggaggaggaggaggaggagcaggaggaggaggagaaggaaaagaGATGAAGAGGGACAGGAGGAACTGTGCGAGTATGCTATCTGTGCGTGAATGTGtgatgggatgtgtgtgtgttactcactcTAGCAAAGAAGGAGGTGTCCAGCTCGTCAGGGAAGTCCACTGTGTCGTCCTCCAGGAAACTCACTGGCATGAAGCTCCGCCTGCGACACCGCCGGGCagcgccctccctctctctcaccgtaCGGCCCTGacacacaccatcatcatcatcatcgtcatcattatCACTGTCATCATCATCACGTTGTCATCATCATTACCTTTGTTGTAACCGCTAATAAATACTCTCTGATGCACATTTATTGCATGATATTACATTACTGTTGTGTGTGACAATGAGACCATGacgggtcaattccatttcaattccgtCAATTCAAGAAGGGAATTCAATTTCAAatagaaatggaattgaccccaacccggGATCAAAAACACATCCGGTAAACAGCATCCCCAAAGCCCCAGACCAGTGTCCTCTCTGACTCCTGACAACCATCTGTGGCCAGTGGCCATGATGATTATGATGCTTTGACCTCTTGAGGCGGGATTAGCCCTGCAGCGTTCAATGTTTCAGTTCCAGAATACACAGTATTCTACTGgctaacagacacacagctgagcattctgactggaggaCGGGACTGACAGCAGGGTTATCCTAATGCCATCTGTTAatgtatgtgtcccaaatggcaccctattccctatttagtgcacaacTTTCAACcaaggtaccctattccctatttagtgcactacttttaaccagggcaccctattccctatttagtgccagggccccggtcaaaagtagtgcactaaataatagggaatagggtgccatttgggatagggTGCCACATTGTCTCCCTCCCCAGCCTAGTCATCTACCTATGTGCCCCCCACCACCCTGCCTGACAccacaggacaggagagaggaacagcctctgtactgtactgttacacCAAAGCCTAATCCTACAATACAAGCCTGAGCTCAACTTTTACATAACACTGACATTGGTAATCGTCCTATACGATATAAACATACACatactctgtgtgtttgtgcttgtgtgcgtgtgcgcgtgcgtttGTGTGTCCATAAGCAGGCTACAGTAAACTGGGGTTGTGTGATTAAGTCTCTCAATAACCATTTTGGGCAAAGAGATCAATGCCTAGAACAAACAACGCAATCCAGTAGGGTTCTGCTGTGTTTAGTTGCGTTGTATTGTGCCACCATTAACAAAGACACAGAGCAGAAACTGTTCAATGACCAGAGTCATATCAGACAGTCAGCATCTAAGAGGTACTGACACTACAGAGACTAAGGTGTTTGCATACTTGGCTTGAGATAGTAAATATGAGTCAAGGTGACTCCCAATGATGCATTTAGTTAGATCAAAGCAGTGTCTGTTACTAGAACTGTTTTATCTCAGCTGCTGGAGTATCGGGGATGATTCATCAACAGTACAGTGGTAAACATGCGGGAAACACATCTgctccctgcacacacacacacacacacacacacacacacacacacacacacacacacacacacacacacacacacacacacacacatcttcatgcacacactcacacaaacacacacacaaacactctgatcctcatgcacacacacacacacacacactctgatcttcatgcacacacactcacacaaacactctgatcctcatgcacacacacacacaaacacactctgatcttcatgcacacacactcacacaaacacacacacaaacactctgatcctcatgcacacacacacacacacaaacaaacacgcacacacacacgcgcgcacacacacacactctgatcctcatgcacacacacacacacacactctgatccTCACTGTTGACAATGTCTTTGCGACACACCTTAACCAGCGCTGCGGCGGCCTTGAAGCTCATGACGGCGACCGACTCTCGCTTGCGTCGCCGCGGTAACCTGTTGAGTGCGGAGCGCGAGCTGGAAaaggagcagagagaggcggCACCAGGGGTGATGGGGGTCTGGGGTACGCTGTAACCATCTACCTCCTCCACCATGCGGAATGCACGGCCCCGCGCCAGGGGGtccacaatctacacacacagaggcagacaCTGTAATGTCCCATGGGATTGTAAACACCACGGAGCCAAGAATATCCTTTTAGGTTATTTGGTGGTGAACTCACTTGAATAGTTACAACAATGGGGCTCTGCTAAGAGGCTACATGACAGGTCAAGTTCACGGTCATATCAATACACAGGTTACCATAGTGATGGACCTCTAATAGTTGCATTACTCCATGTATTAATACGCTCATCAGCTTACATCACAGAAACAAAAAccacaaacaagcaaaatgtcaaTTCTGATATCTATTTGGAATTGTATTGAATAACATCATTGTTCCCAAGGGAGAGACATAGGATTGATATTGGGTAAAGAAACACAACACATGACATATGCACATATGTATGgcaagagacagagaaagagagagatatacagagagtcTAGGAATGTATAGCATGTCTGTGGGCGGC carries:
- the LOC139376720 gene encoding inactive rhomboid protein 1 isoform X4, with the protein product MTLPASWDWDGLDRGTADWFGVSKENDSTQRWRRKSLQHCNLRYGRLKAQVMREMELSSQDNLSLTSTETPPPLYLPPHHHHPHHPYAMQRIVDPLARGRAFRMVEEVDGYSVPQTPITPGAASLCSFSSSRSALNRLPRRRKRESVAVMSFKAAAALVKGRTVREREGAARRCRRRSFMPVSFLEDDTVDFPDELDTSFFARDGLRRGDEELSTYADDVFDSPSEAAIKEEESNTAVDESDLTGGALDKNELERSHLMLPLERGWRKGKEPGLSQVQPKVRLRQEVVSVSGQRRGQRITVPVKKLFAREKRPYGLGMVGRLTNRTYRKRIDSFVQQQIEDMDDHRPFFTYWITFVHLLITILTVCLYGIAPVGFSQHETVDSVLRNKGVYENVKFVQQENFWVGPNSEALIHLGAKFSPCMRQDQQVHDLIQEKRGRERESACCVRNDRSGCLQTSQEECSSTLAVWVKWPHHPSAPLLEGKVRQHGSVCHQDPRICLEPASVSPHEWPDDITKWPVCTRYNPGNHTNLPHIDCAITGRPCCIGTKGRCEITSREYCDFMKGYFHEDATLCSQVACMDDVCGLLPFLNPEIPDQFYRLWLSLFLHAGILHCLVSVLFQMTILRDLEKLAGWLRISIIYIVSGITGNLASAIFLPYRAEVGPAGSQFGILACLFVELFQSWQILERPWRAFTKLLCVVIFLFSFGMLPWIDNFAHISGFISGLFLSFAFLPYISFGRSDMYRKRVQICVFLLVFLGLFSGLAVLFYIHPVKCEWCEYLTCIPLTDKFCDKYDLNAHLH